In Bradyrhizobium sp. CCBAU 051011, the following are encoded in one genomic region:
- a CDS encoding metal ABC transporter substrate-binding protein, whose product MIRLWLIALALISAIGPARAADRLNVVASFSILGDLVRNVGGDRVAVTTLVGPDGDAHVYTPTPADAKKMADAKLVFVNGLGFEGWLSRLVKSAGGKAAIVTATTGVTPLKLGSNADPHAWQSVANAKIYVANIRDALVAADSAGAETFKSNASDYLAQLDALDREVREAVAKIPEGRRKVISTHNAFGYFASAYGIEFIAPLGVSTESEASARDVARIITQIRAAKIPAVFMENITDPRLMGRISAETGARVGGTLYSDSLTGEKGDSPTYIAMVRHNIKALTGALSP is encoded by the coding sequence ATGATCCGGCTCTGGCTCATCGCTCTCGCCTTGATTTCGGCTATCGGCCCGGCCCGCGCCGCGGATCGCCTCAACGTCGTCGCCAGCTTCTCGATCCTCGGCGATCTCGTCCGCAATGTCGGCGGCGATCGTGTCGCCGTCACGACGCTGGTCGGGCCCGATGGCGACGCGCATGTCTATACGCCGACGCCGGCGGACGCCAAGAAGATGGCCGATGCCAAGCTCGTCTTCGTCAACGGCCTTGGGTTCGAGGGCTGGTTGTCGCGGCTGGTGAAGTCCGCCGGCGGCAAGGCGGCCATTGTGACCGCGACGACGGGCGTCACGCCGCTCAAGCTCGGCTCCAACGCCGATCCGCACGCCTGGCAATCCGTTGCCAATGCGAAGATCTATGTCGCCAATATCCGCGACGCGCTGGTGGCCGCCGATTCCGCCGGCGCCGAAACCTTCAAGTCCAACGCCAGTGACTATCTGGCGCAACTCGACGCGCTTGATCGCGAGGTGCGCGAGGCGGTGGCGAAAATTCCGGAAGGCCGCCGCAAGGTGATCTCGACCCACAATGCCTTCGGCTATTTCGCGAGCGCCTATGGCATCGAGTTCATCGCGCCGCTCGGCGTCTCGACCGAATCCGAGGCCAGCGCCCGCGACGTCGCGCGGATCATCACCCAGATCCGGGCCGCCAAAATACCGGCAGTTTTTATGGAAAATATCACCGACCCCCGCCTGATGGGCCGGATCTCCGCCGAGACCGGCGCCAGGGTCGGCGGAACGCTCTATTCCGACAGTCTGACGGGCGAAAAGGGCGATTCTCCCACTTACATTGCGATGGTCAGGCACAATATAAAGGCCCTGACCGGCGCGCTGAGCCCATAG
- a CDS encoding metal ABC transporter permease, with translation MVYDALFAPFIEFEFMRRALAAVTALALGAAPIGVFLMLRRMSLVGDAMAHAILPGAAIGFLVSGLNLFAMTTGGLIAGFTVALLAGLVARNTELKEDASLATFYLVSLALGVTIVSIKGTNIDLLHVLFGNILAMDDQTLLVIGFNATITLLVMAVIYRPLVIECVDPVFLRTVSRAGAPAHLAFLALVVINLVNGFHALGTLLGVGLMILPAGIARFWSRDITGMICIAVASAIVSGYAGLVLSFQTKIPSGPAIILVAAVLYIVSLLFGPVSGLVRQMFPGRHLEA, from the coding sequence ATGGTGTACGACGCGCTGTTCGCGCCCTTTATCGAATTCGAGTTCATGCGCCGCGCGCTCGCCGCCGTGACCGCGCTGGCGCTTGGCGCGGCCCCGATCGGCGTGTTCCTGATGCTGCGGCGGATGAGCCTTGTCGGCGACGCGATGGCGCATGCGATCCTGCCGGGTGCTGCGATCGGCTTCTTGGTTTCCGGGCTCAATCTGTTCGCGATGACGACCGGCGGATTGATCGCGGGCTTTACGGTGGCGCTGCTCGCCGGCCTTGTCGCGCGCAACACCGAGCTGAAGGAAGACGCTTCGCTTGCGACCTTCTACCTGGTGTCGTTGGCGCTCGGCGTCACCATCGTCTCCATCAAGGGCACCAATATCGACCTGTTGCACGTGCTGTTCGGCAACATCCTCGCAATGGACGACCAGACACTGCTCGTCATCGGCTTCAACGCCACCATTACGCTTTTGGTGATGGCGGTGATCTATCGTCCCCTGGTGATCGAATGCGTTGATCCGGTGTTTTTGCGTACTGTCTCTCGCGCCGGCGCGCCCGCGCATCTCGCCTTCCTGGCGCTGGTCGTCATCAATCTCGTCAACGGCTTTCACGCGCTCGGCACGCTGCTCGGCGTCGGCCTGATGATCCTGCCTGCGGGGATCGCGCGCTTCTGGTCGCGCGACATCACCGGCATGATCTGCATCGCGGTCGCCAGCGCCATCGTCTCCGGCTATGCCGGGCTGGTGCTGTCGTTCCAGACCAAGATTCCCTCAGGCCCCGCGATTATTTTGGTCGCCGCGGTGCTGTATATCGTGTCGCTGTTGTTCGGCCCTGTCAGCGGCCTGGTCCGGCAGATGTTCCCCGGCCGGCATCTCGAGGCATAG
- a CDS encoding metal ABC transporter ATP-binding protein encodes MAVQIKFRNVTLGYDRHPAVHHLNGEVAPGALLAVIGPNGAGKSTLLRGLAGILKPLSGSIDLGGLDIRDIAYLPQSVDIDRSFPISVFDFVGSGLWRSTGPFGGIGKAAREKILAALAAVGLNGFENRSIGTLSGGQMQRMLFARVLLQDARLIVLDEPFNAIDAKTSADLIALVGRWHGEGRTVLAALHDLEMVRSHFPETLLLARGPVAWGPTADALTPENLLVAMKMCEAFDDSAAACAADMPSRAA; translated from the coding sequence ATGGCCGTGCAGATCAAATTCCGGAACGTCACGCTCGGCTATGACCGCCACCCGGCGGTGCACCACCTCAATGGCGAGGTCGCGCCGGGCGCGCTGCTGGCCGTGATCGGGCCGAACGGCGCCGGCAAGTCGACGCTGTTGCGCGGGCTCGCCGGAATTCTGAAACCGCTGTCGGGATCGATCGATCTCGGCGGTCTCGATATCAGGGACATCGCCTATCTGCCGCAGAGCGTCGACATCGATCGCAGCTTCCCGATCTCGGTGTTCGATTTCGTCGGCAGCGGCCTGTGGCGTTCGACCGGTCCATTCGGCGGCATCGGCAAGGCTGCGCGCGAGAAGATCCTGGCGGCGCTCGCCGCCGTCGGGCTCAACGGTTTTGAAAATCGCTCGATCGGCACGCTGTCGGGCGGGCAGATGCAACGCATGCTGTTTGCGCGGGTGCTACTGCAGGATGCCCGACTGATCGTTCTGGACGAGCCGTTCAACGCCATCGACGCCAAGACATCGGCGGACCTGATCGCGCTGGTCGGGCGCTGGCACGGCGAGGGGCGCACCGTGCTGGCGGCGCTGCACGATCTGGAGATGGTACGAAGCCACTTCCCCGAAACGCTGCTGCTGGCGCGCGGGCCGGTCGCGTGGGGGCCGACCGCCGACGCGCTGACACCGGAAAACCTGCTCGTGGCGATGAAGATGTGCGAAGCCTTCGATGACAGCGCCGCGGCTTGCGCCGCCGATATGCCGTCGCGAGCGGCCTGA
- a CDS encoding permease yields the protein MSEHQIKDPAPADEAEPKPRRARKPVGWSMIVIGALVAVCAGLVWRRDGIDGVLKILTHDLWLFGEIMPRVLAGCLLGAFIAEILPHEKVSRSLGPESGLKGLLIGTAFGAILPGGPFTAYPVAAALLTVGADFGATIAMVVSWTLIGYGRAVAWELPILGTEFTLWRAVISLPIPVLAGALGRFVYVRMYPKKTSEPPS from the coding sequence TTGTCAGAACATCAGATAAAAGATCCGGCGCCTGCCGATGAAGCCGAGCCAAAACCGCGGCGTGCCCGCAAGCCGGTCGGCTGGTCGATGATCGTGATCGGGGCGCTCGTCGCGGTTTGCGCAGGCCTCGTCTGGCGGCGCGACGGCATCGACGGCGTGCTCAAGATACTCACCCACGATCTCTGGCTGTTCGGCGAAATCATGCCGCGCGTGCTGGCCGGCTGCCTGCTAGGTGCATTCATCGCGGAAATTCTGCCGCACGAAAAAGTCTCGCGCTCACTCGGGCCGGAATCGGGCTTGAAGGGCCTGCTAATCGGAACAGCGTTCGGCGCGATCCTGCCCGGCGGCCCCTTCACCGCCTATCCGGTGGCGGCGGCGTTGCTGACCGTCGGCGCCGATTTCGGCGCCACCATCGCGATGGTGGTGAGCTGGACGCTGATCGGCTACGGCCGCGCGGTCGCTTGGGAGTTGCCTATCCTCGGCACGGAATTCACGCTCTGGCGCGCGGTGATCTCGCTGCCGATCCCCGTGTTGGCCGGCGCGCTCGGCCGCTTCGTCTATGTGCGGATGTATCCGAAAAAGACGTCGGAGCCACCGTCATGA
- the crcB gene encoding fluoride efflux transporter CrcB, which produces MSYLLVFVGGGLGATLRHLINVTCARCLGPGFPWGTFIINISGSTVMGLIAGYLAFKGEASQPWRLFLMTGILGGYTTFSAYSLDAALLYERGELTLAALYVIGSVVLSIAGLFAGLALVRQFS; this is translated from the coding sequence ATGAGCTATCTGCTGGTCTTTGTCGGTGGCGGCCTTGGCGCCACGCTGCGCCATCTCATCAACGTCACCTGCGCCCGCTGCCTCGGTCCCGGATTTCCCTGGGGCACCTTTATCATCAACATATCAGGCTCGACCGTGATGGGGCTGATTGCGGGCTATCTCGCCTTCAAGGGTGAGGCCTCGCAGCCCTGGCGGCTGTTTTTGATGACCGGCATCCTCGGCGGCTACACCACGTTCTCGGCCTACTCGCTCGATGCGGCGCTGCTCTATGAGCGCGGCGAACTCACGCTGGCGGCGCTTTACGTGATCGGCTCCGTCGTGCTCTCGATCGCCGGGCTGTTCGCGGGCCTCGCGCTGGTGCGCCAGTTCAGCTGA
- a CDS encoding superoxide dismutase encodes MTFTLPNLPYSHDALAPHMSKETLEYHHDKHHQAYVTNGNNAIKGTEFEGKSLEEIVKGSFGKNPAVFNNAGQHYNHLHFWNWMKPNGGGSKLPGRLEKKITEDLGGLEKFKADFAAAGVGQFGSGWCWLSVKNGKLEISKTANGESPLVHGATPILGCDVWEHSYYIDYRNRRPDYLKAFCDHLINWDYVDELYGKAGA; translated from the coding sequence ATGACCTTCACGCTGCCCAATCTCCCCTATTCCCACGACGCCCTTGCACCCCACATGTCCAAGGAAACGCTGGAATACCACCACGACAAGCATCACCAAGCTTACGTGACCAACGGAAACAACGCGATCAAGGGGACAGAATTCGAAGGCAAGTCCCTGGAGGAGATCGTCAAGGGTTCGTTCGGCAAGAATCCGGCCGTGTTCAACAATGCCGGCCAGCACTACAACCACCTGCACTTCTGGAACTGGATGAAGCCGAATGGCGGCGGCAGCAAGCTGCCCGGCCGTCTGGAAAAGAAGATCACCGAGGATCTCGGCGGTCTCGAAAAGTTCAAGGCCGATTTCGCCGCCGCCGGCGTCGGTCAGTTCGGCTCCGGCTGGTGCTGGCTGTCGGTCAAGAACGGCAAGCTCGAAATCTCCAAGACCGCGAACGGCGAAAGTCCGCTGGTCCATGGCGCCACGCCGATCCTCGGCTGCGACGTCTGGGAGCACTCCTACTACATCGATTATCGCAACCGCCGTCCCGACTATCTGAAGGCGTTTTGCGATCATTTGATCAACTGGGACTATGTCGACGAGCTGTACGGCAAGGCCGGAGCGTAA
- a CDS encoding GNAT family N-acetyltransferase → MSIEIDVLNGDSSWKRAEPLMQAVWPREVIEKLSWGHVKWAHADLRVLIDAPEDAQPGLACHVGVYFRTATWDGRKVQIGGIGGVSTRPDCRGRGYASLALNAAIRTLRDHEAVRFALLFCEPHNEAFYEARGWHAFKGGVYAEQPEGRIRFEAMAPYVFDFTRKPRDGIIDLCGLPW, encoded by the coding sequence ATGAGCATCGAAATCGACGTCCTGAACGGGGATTCCTCGTGGAAGCGGGCTGAGCCGCTGATGCAGGCGGTATGGCCGCGCGAAGTCATCGAAAAATTGTCCTGGGGGCACGTCAAATGGGCCCATGCCGACCTGCGCGTGCTGATCGACGCGCCGGAAGACGCCCAGCCGGGGCTCGCCTGCCATGTCGGCGTTTACTTCCGTACCGCGACCTGGGACGGGCGCAAGGTTCAGATCGGGGGCATCGGCGGCGTTTCGACCCGGCCGGATTGCCGCGGGCGCGGCTATGCCTCGCTGGCGCTGAACGCCGCGATCAGGACGCTGCGCGATCACGAAGCGGTGCGGTTCGCGCTGCTGTTCTGCGAGCCGCACAATGAAGCGTTCTATGAAGCGCGTGGCTGGCATGCGTTCAAGGGCGGGGTCTATGCCGAGCAGCCGGAGGGAAGAATTCGCTTCGAAGCGATGGCGCCATACGTGTTCGATTTCACGCGCAAGCCGCGCGATGGAATAATCGACCTATGCGGCCTGCCATGGTGA